In one Colletotrichum destructivum chromosome 2, complete sequence genomic region, the following are encoded:
- a CDS encoding Putative jacalin-like lectin domain-containing protein: MAPSILNFRALRRRSKSSFKTDRSNTDVSSDASNATTPTPTSGASTPPSIAQNSDPSLNLQLKDSNHPQARPPLQAVPNSHRQSVSGMTGLGSPVINGKSTLPVSPYAPRIANITENAWVYQKVLLVHGTIGDPSHHSVDGNLSVTRLDDGFPPTSWPVADSHFKALVYLQPGPNKIRFDFSSPKLPNSSSSNPIHASHLTVHMLPANNSPPLQLAIVVAKDSPETFDAVPARIEREGNGLETAVRKFRMAAYLWQAFTAEQMWRNKLGRRVFRFEEEWVPGTSNQRDRDNGTLRSEARIHIIRSDKTVAEIRDLELAQQNEEASMKGDLYGIAAEAINQYFKPLSGQKQYVSVLMLDTQWGTETKVAGGHTALGGNTGGSLQLAIFGSHCLQSYPTSFEEVVPAFTDCTPTDLDFVADNCNQTGSSWETANVGIGAHLHETGHLFGCPHQENGVMLRDYLTLNRSFVTREAYCTRTKSKGGLVLQADECGWHRLDCLRFRAHPCFRLPNDPPMNADDSVHAFPVESGNVVVMAATGIAFIELLADDDDFCRQWIEYPIENGPVQRQLTLNDRELRERLPENKRKGRLRVSVKSHGGGALDIDNFKKLCSKESSFKLTPGPLGKTAYRGKALGNSAMQGAVSQEVVFDSAVKQNLVLSRVILYHENAVNGIEFVYDDDSTQLFGKRGGKEGGDTFEFDIRRGEYISGFYVRSGSWIEAIQILTSLGRRSPVYGNAHGGSAHTLIPPRGYTICGVAGSCGACVDGFSILIVR; this comes from the exons ATGGCCCCCTCCATCCTGAACTTCAGAGCTCTCCGTCGCCGTTCGAAATCCAGCTTCAAAACCGATCGCTCAAATACCGATGTTTCCAGCGATGCCAGTAACGCAACCACTCCGACCCCTACAAGCGGCGCCTCAACACCCCCCTCCATCGCCCAAAACTCCGACCCTTCTCTCAATCTCCAATTGAAGGATTCCAACCATCCTCAGGCGCGCCCGCCTCTACAGGCGGTGCCCAATTCCCACCGACAAAGCGTGTCTGGCATGACTGGTCTTGGCTCTCCCGTTATTAATGGCAAGTCGACATTGCCCGTCTCGCCGTATGCGCCGCGAATTGCCAACATCACCGAAAACGCCTGG GTCTACCAAAAGGTTCTCCTAGTACATGGGACGATCGGCGACCCTTCGCACCATtccgtcgacggcaaccTTTCCGTAACTCGCCTTGACGATGGCTTTCCGCCAACCTCATGGCCCGTGGCCGACTCCCACTTCAAGGCCCTAGTTTACCTGCAGCCGGGACCCAACAAAATCCGCTTCGACTTTTCGAGCCCGAAGCTCCCCAACAGCTCTTCTTCGAACCCAATTCATGCTTCACATCTTACGGTGCACATGCTGCCAGCCAATAATTCACCTCCTTTGCAACTCGCCATCGTGGTTGCCAAGGACTCTCCTGAGACCTTTGACGCAGTCCCTGCTCGAATCGAGCGTGAAGGCAACGGATTGGAGACGGCAGTACGCAAGTTCCGCATGGCCGCCTATCTATGGCAAGCTTTCACAGCCGAGCAAATGTGGCGTAACAAACTTGGACGTCGCGTGTTCAGGTTTGAGGAGGAATGGGTCCCTGGCACTTCGAATCAGCGGGATCGCGACAACGGAACCTTGCGCTCCGAGGCCAGAATACACATCATCAGGTCGGATAAGACGGTTGCCGAAATTCGAGATCTCGAGTTGGCGCAGCAAAACGAGGAGGCCAGCATGAAGGGAGACCTCTATGGAATCGCTGCCGAAGCAATCAATCAATACTTCAAGCCTCTTAGCGGCCAGAAGCAGTACGTTTCCGTGCTGATGCTCGACACACAATGGGGCACGGAGACCAAGGTCGCAGGAGGGCATACAGCACTGGGAGGGAATACTGGCGGCAGTCTGCAGTTGGCCATTTTTGGATCGCACTGTTTGCAGAGCTACCCCACGAGtttcgaggaggtcgtccCCGCATTTACGGACTGCACTCCGACAGACCTCGACTTCGTCGCGGACAATTGCAACCAGACAGGCAGCTCGTGGGAAACAGCCAACGTTGGAATTGGTGCTCACTTGCACGAGACCGGTCATCTGTTCGGATGCCCTCACCAGGAGAACGGCGTCATGCTCCGCGACTACTTAACACTGAACCGCAGCTTCGTGACCCGAGAGGCTTACTGCACCAGGACCAAGTCGAAGGGAGGTTTGGTGCTGCAGGCTGACGAGTGTGGCTGGCACCGATTGGACTGCTTGCGTTTCCGCGCCCATCCGTGCTTCAGGTTGCCAAACGACCCTCCAATGAACGCCGACGACAGCGTGCATGCTTTTCCAGTGGAGAGTGGAAATGTGGTtgtgatggcggcgacagGCATTGCCTTTATCGAGCTTcttgccgacgatgatgacttTTGTCGACAGTGGATCGAATATCCCATCGAGAACGGCCCAGTTCAACGTCAACTTACCTTGAACGATCGCGAGCTGCGGGAGAGGCTCCCGGAGAACAAGCGTAAGGGACGACTCCGGGTTTCGGTCAAATCACACGGCGGTGGTGCATTGGATATTGACAATTTCAAAAAGCTTTGTTCCAAGGAGTCGTCGTTCAAGCTGACGCCTGGTCCGCTTGGCAAGACAGCCTACCGAGGCAAAGCTCTCGGGAACTCCGCCATGCAAGGCGCTGTTTCACAGGAGGTTGTCTTTGATAGTGCCGTCAAGCAGAACCTGGTACTGTCGCGGGTAATCTTATATCACGAAAATGCCGTGAACGGCATTGAATTCgtctacgacgacgactcaACACAGCTATTTGGCAAAAGAGGAGGCaaagaaggcggcgacacGTTCGAGTTTG ACATTCGCCGCGGGGAGTATATCTCAGGCTTTTACGTTCGCTCAGGATCCTGGATTGAAGCTATTCAAATTCTTACTAGCCTGGGTAGGAGGTCGCCTGTGTATGGCAATGCCCACGGTGGATCTGC ACATACTTTAATCCCCCCGAGAGGATACACCATCTGTGGTGTAGCAGGCTCTTGCGGCGCCTGTGTTGATGGGTTTTCGATCCTTATTGTCCGATGA
- a CDS encoding Putative CDP-alcohol phosphatidyltransferase, with the protein MSKRSSSAVTNGSPIKDATNSFAEPAHDKQKLLLSADTGHFSLIRALHLADAITLCNGACGVMSIFTSLRYCLGDPSSYSTLYLALFFLPFGLFFDFMDGKVARWRKKSSMMGQELDSLADLISFGVAPASVAFALGLRTPIDHVCLTFFVLCGLTRLARFNVTVSALPKDATGKSKYFEGTPIPTSLGLDAVMAYFISQRWILQDLPLGTWFTGSALEFHPIALVFVVHGCLMTSKSIHIPKP; encoded by the exons ATGTCGAAGCGGAGCAGCAGCGCAGTTACGAACGGTAGTCCGATTAAGGATGCCACCAACAGTTTCGCCGAGCCTG CCCACGACAAGCAGAAGCTTCTTCTCTCCGCCGATACTGGCCACTTTTCCTTGATCCGCGCCCTCCATCTCGCCGATGCGATTACTCTCTGCAATG GAGCCTGTGGTGTCATGTCGATTTTCACTTCTCTTCGCTATTGCCTTGGCGACCCTTCGTCCTACAGCACGCTGtacctcgccctcttcttcctgccgTTTGGCCTGTTTTTCGACTTCATGGATGGCAAAGTTGCGCGGTGGAGAAAGAAGAGCAGCATGATGGGCCAGGAGCTGGATTCGTTGGCCGACTTG ATTTCTTTCGGCGTTGCCCCCGCCTCTGTGGCAttcgccctcggcctgcgTACCCCCATCGACCACGTTTGCCTGACCTTCTTCGTTCTGTGCGGTCTCACTCGCCTCGCTCGCTTCAACGTTACGGTCTCGGCTCTTCCCAAGGATGCTACTGGCAAAAGCAAATACTTTGAGGGAACACCGATTCCCACTAGTCTTGGTCTCGATGCCGTCATGGCTTACTTCATCTCCCAACGGTGGATTCTTCAGGACCTTCCTCTGGGAACATGGTTCACAGGCTCCGCCTTGGAGTTCCACCCTATTGCTCTTGTCTTTGTGGTGCACGGATGCCTTATGACCAGCAAGAGCATCCATATTCCTAAGCCTTGa